The following are encoded together in the Tursiops truncatus isolate mTurTru1 chromosome 10, mTurTru1.mat.Y, whole genome shotgun sequence genome:
- the MOCS1 gene encoding molybdenum cofactor biosynthesis protein 1 isoform X5, which translates to MPEEGVPLTPKADLLTTEEILTLARLFVKEGVDKIRLTGGEPLIRPDVVDIVAQLHQLEGLRTIGITTNGINLARLLPQLQEAGLSTINISLDTLVPAKFEFIVRRKGFRKVMEGIHKAIELGYSPVKVNCVVMRGLNEDELLDFVALTEGLPLDVRFIEYMPFDGNKWNFKKMVSYKEMLDTLRQQWPELEKLPEEESSTAKAFKIPGFRGRVSFITSMSEHFCGTCNRLRITADGNLKVCLFGNSEVSLRDHLRAGASEEELLRIIGAAVGRKKRQHAGMFNISQMKNRPMILIELFLMCQGSPPAVPSISFRDSLHVQGLRHRVSFSSQMVTLWKGGWPPQIPLLAQRWLASALPQRHHSSHLDSDANPKCLSPEPRAPATPSGPLPTSDQLTHVDREGQAAMVDVGGKPDTERVAVASAVVLLGPVAYKLVQENQLKKGDALVVAQLAGVQAAKLTSQLIPLCHHVALSHVQVQLELDSTRHAVLVRASCRARGPTGVEMEALTSAAVAALALYDMCKAVSRDIVLAEIKLVSKTGGQRGDFHRT; encoded by the exons CACAGCTCCACCAGCTGGAAGGGCTGAGGACCATTGGCATCACCACCAACGGCATCAACCTAGCCCGGCTGCTGCCGCAGCTTCAGGAAGCTGGCCTCAGTACCATCAACATCAGCCTGGACACGCTGGTACCAGCCAAGTTTGAGTTCATCGTCCGCAGGAAAG gcTTCCGCAAGGTCATGGAGGGCATCCACAAGGCCATTGAGCTGGGCTACAGTCCTGTGAAG GTGAACTGTGTGGTGATGCGAGGCCTGAATGAGGACGAACTCTTGGACTTCGTGGCCTTGACCGAGGGCCTTCCCCTGGACGTGCGCTTCATAGAGTACATGCCCTTTGATG GCAACAAGTGGAACTTCAAGAAGATGGTCAGCTATAAGGAGATGCTGGACACCCTCAGGCAGCAGTGGCCGGAGCTGGAGAAGCTGCCGGAGGAGGAATCCAGCACAGCCAAG GCCTTTAAAATCCCTGGCTTCCGAGGCCGAGTCAGCTTCATCACGTCCATGTCTGAGCATTTCTGTGGGACGTGCAACCGCTTGCGAATCACAGCTGACGGGAACCTCAAG GTCTGCCTCTTTGGGAACTCAGAGGTATCTCTACGGGATCACCTGCGGGCGGGGGCCTCTGAGGAGGAGCTGCTGCGCATCATTGGGGCTGCCGTGGGCAGGAAGAAGCGGCAGCATGCAG GCATGTTCAATATTTCCCAGATGAAGAACCGGCCCATGATCCTCATCG agTTATTTTTGATGTGCCAAGGTTCCCCACCAGCCGTTCCAAGCATCTCCTTCAGGGACTCCCTCCATGTTCAGGGTCTGAGGCACAGAGTGAGTTTCTCCAGCCAGATGGTGACTTTGTGGAAAGGGGGCTGGCCCCCCCAGATCCCTCTCCTCGCCCAGCGGTGGCTGGCATCTGCTCTCCCTCAGAGACATCACAGTTCCCACCTCGACTCAGATGCCAACCCAAAGTGCCTTAGCCCAGAGCCCCGGGCTCCTGCCACCCCATCAGGACCTCTGCCCACCTCAGACCAACTGACCCACGTGGACAGGGAAGGACAGGCAGCTATGGTAGACGTGGGTGGGAAGCCAGACACAGAGCGGGTGGCCGTGGCCTCAGCCGTGGTCCTCCTGGGGCCTGTGGCCTACAAGCTCGTCCAGGAGAACCAGCTAAAGAAGGGAGACGCCCTGGTGGTGGCGCAGCTGGCAGGCGTCCAGGCGGCCAAGCTCACCAGCCAGCTGATCCCGCTGTGCCACCACGTGGCCCTGAGCCACGTGCAGGTGCAGCTGGAGCTGGACAGCACACGCCACGCCGTGCTGGTCCGGGCGTCTTGCCGGGCTCGGGGCCCCACTGGGGTGGAGATGGAGGCCCTGACCTCCGCTGCCGTGGCCGCCCTCGCCCTGTATGACATGTGCAAGGCTGTCAGCAGGGACATCGTGTTGGCGGAGATCAAGCTCGTCAGCAAGACCGGGGGTCAGCGGGGGGACTTCCATCGGACGTAG